Below is a window of Elusimicrobiota bacterium DNA.
AGAAAACCGTCAATTTTACGGTTTTTAGTTTGCAATATTGCTTCTAATGCATTGGGAATTGTTTTTAACATCGGCAAGACATAAAAATTGCTAATTTTCTTCTTCTTTGCAATTTTTACGGTCATGGCAATTGAAGGCGAGGTCGTCTCAAAACCAACGCCAAGGAATATTATTTTTTTATTTGGATTTGCTGCTGCTATATCCAAGGCATCAATTGGCGAATAAATAATTCTTATGTCGGCACCGTTTGATTTCTCTTTTTCAAGGCTTGAGAAAGTTCCCGGAACTTTAACCATATCGCCAAAAGTAGTAATTATTACATCCTTTCTTTTGGATATTTCAATGGCAAGGTTGATATCTTCTTCCGGGGTAACACAAACCGGGCACCCCGGGCCTGAAAGCATTGTTAACTCTTTCGGGAATAATTTCTTAAGCCCAAATCTGGCAATAGCCATTGTATGAGTGCCGCAAACTTCCATTAAATTAATTTTCTTGATAGTCATTTTTTTAATATTCAAGAATTTCTTTCCAATTTTTAACCTTTTTTATTTTTTTGAATTTTTTAAGTTTTTTTATCAAAATCTCAGGATCTTTTTCGATAATTATTAAGAACTTTTCGGACTTTTTAAAAAAATCTTCTTTAATGGAGTGATTTAGAAAATTAATAAAATTATTAAAATAACCCTTTACATTAAGCAATCCGCAGGGTTTTTGATGAATCTTTAGCTGATTCCAAGTTACTGCTTCTGAAAATTCTTCCAATGTTCCTATGCCGCCGGGAAGCGCTATGAAGGCATCGGAAAGGTTCGCCATTATTGCTTTTCTTTCGTGCATATCCTTGGCTACAATAAGTTTAGTTATGTCTTTTTTGGCTAATTCTCTTTTAAATAAATTCTTCGGTATTACGCCTGTAACTTTACCGCCATTTTTCATTACGGAATCTGCAAGCACCCCCATAAGGCCGATATTTCCTCCGCCGTAAACAAGAGTAAGTTTTCGCTTGGCAATCTCCTTACCAAGCTCAACCGCAGCAATCTTGTATTTTTCACTTTTTCCAGCACTGGAACCGCAATAAACACAGACTGTCTTCATCTATATTTTATTCCTTTTCATACAATTGATTTTATATCTCCAAAAGTTTCTTTCAGCAAATTGATAGTTTCTTTAGCATCCTTTTTATCCAGCTTATGGATTGCAAAACCGGCGTGGACAATAACATAGTCGCCTTTTTTTGATTGAGGCAAAAAATCAAGCTGAGCAGATCTGATAACTCCGCCAAAGTCTATATCTGCCTGATGATTTTTTCCTATTTTAATAATTTTCCCGGGTATTGCTAGACACATATTTTATAGTGTTAAGGGATAAGTGATAAGTTTTAAGTTACAACTGCAAAAAGTCTATACTTAATCCTTACCACTTACTACTTATCCCTGCCTCTTTGATGCCAAATACGCCTGTCCTAATGAAATTCCGCCATCATTCGGCGGGACTACCTTATTCCAATAGACATTAAAATGTGATTTCCTAAGTTTCTCTATAGTTGATGATAAGATGATTCTATTTTGAAAAACACCGCCGCTTATTGCTATGTCATTAATTTTATATTTTTTCCTAAATTTCTTTGCCAAATAAACAATTATTTCAACTATACTTAAATGAAATTTTGCGCTTATAATTTTTGAATTTATTCCGTTTTCTTTATCTCTTAGAATACCTTTTATAATTTCCTTTAAAGAAATAATAAAACACTCGGTATTTTCATTATAAAATATATTAAAATTATAACCTTTTTTGACTGGTATGTCTAATGCAATAGATTCCATTTCTATTGCAGCCTGAGCCTCAAAAGACACTTCCTGTTTTATGTCCAGAATTGAAGCAACGGCATCAAAAATTCTTCCTACGCTGGAACACTCAATTGAATTGATTTTATTTTTAATCATTTTAACAACATCTAGTGCAGGATATTTTTTGTAGTGTTCTGGCAATTTAGAGATGTCGATTTTTGTTAAAACAGATACACCTAAACGCCATATTTCTTTTGTTGCGATATCGCCGCCGGGCAATAAAAAATTGTCAAAATGTGATAATCTTTTGAAATTTCCTCCGCTATACAAGAAACTTTCTCCTCCCCATATCTTGCCGTCTAAACCTAAACCGGTTCCGTCAAAAGCAAAACCTATCAAAGGCTTATCAATATTATTTTCAGCAATTACCGAAGCTATATGTGCGTGATGATGCTGGACTGCGAACATTTTAAGATTTTTGTTCTTTTCTTTAAGTTTTTTTGCATAAATGGTGGTCATATAATTTGGATGCAGATCATGGACGATAATTGAAGGTTTAATATCAAGATATTTTTGAAAATGCCCCTGCGATTCCTTATAAAATACCAATGATTCGTGATTATCCATATCTCCAACATATTGCGAAACATAAGCGTTTCCATTTCTGGTCAGACAAAAAGTATTTTTAAGCTCTACTCCCGTAGCTAAAATATTAGGATAAGTTTTAGATTTTAATGCATTAATATGTATTTTATAGGGCACAAATCCCCTGCTTTTTCTTATAAAAATATTTCCGTCTGATTTGGCATTGAAATTAAAAAGGATAGAGTCATCGCACCTATTATGTATTTTCCTATTATGAACTAAAAAATAATCTGCTATATGAAATAACTTTTCTTTTAGTTCGGATTCGCTGCGGCATATCGGCTCATCAGTCCTGTTTCCCGAAGTCATTACGAGCATCTCAAAATCACTTTTTTTAAATGAGAAAAGAAGATAATGTAATGGAGTATAAGGCAGCATAATTCCAATATAAGCGTTGCGGGGAGCAATATTATCCGGTACAAGTTTCTTTTTCTTGAGAAGTACTATAGGCCTTTCTACAGATTTTAATAACTTTTCTTCTTCTTTGTTTAAATGTGCGTATTTTTTAGCTGTTTTGATATCCTTTACCATCACTGCAAAAGGCTTATGGGGACGGTTTTTTCTTTTTCTTAAAACCTGAACCGCATTTATATTTAACGCATCGCAGCAAATATGATAGCCTCCCAAACTTTTTACCGCAACTATTTTTCCTTTCTTTAGAAGATTTATAGTTTTATCCAGCGCTGTCTT
It encodes the following:
- a CDS encoding TIGR00730 family Rossman fold protein, which gives rise to MKTVCVYCGSSAGKSEKYKIAAVELGKEIAKRKLTLVYGGGNIGLMGVLADSVMKNGGKVTGVIPKNLFKRELAKKDITKLIVAKDMHERKAIMANLSDAFIALPGGIGTLEEFSEAVTWNQLKIHQKPCGLLNVKGYFNNFINFLNHSIKEDFFKKSEKFLIIIEKDPEILIKKLKKFKKIKKVKNWKEILEY
- a CDS encoding HypC/HybG/HupF family hydrogenase formation chaperone; amino-acid sequence: MCLAIPGKIIKIGKNHQADIDFGGVIRSAQLDFLPQSKKGDYVIVHAGFAIHKLDKKDAKETINLLKETFGDIKSIV
- the hypF gene encoding carbamoyltransferase HypF, whose translation is MLKISKGNKKNFSALRIHFKGNVQGVGFRPLLFKIAKRLKLKGWITNTASGVLTEVEGNPRNIQKLITNLKYLLPHHARIEKITKEKIKKRNFDNLSIISKKDKKKAATDIPPDLTICPDCLEELLDKSDRRYNYPFINCTNCGPRFTITKEVPYDRVNTTMASFKMCENCQKEYETFTDRRFHAQPNACPICGPKISLLSRSMEITADEKTALDKTINLLKKGKIVAVKSLGGYHICCDALNINAVQVLRKRKNRPHKPFAVMVKDIKTAKKYAHLNKEEEKLLKSVERPIVLLKKKKLVPDNIAPRNAYIGIMLPYTPLHYLLFSFKKSDFEMLVMTSGNRTDEPICRSESELKEKLFHIADYFLVHNRKIHNRCDDSILFNFNAKSDGNIFIRKSRGFVPYKIHINALKSKTYPNILATGVELKNTFCLTRNGNAYVSQYVGDMDNHESLVFYKESQGHFQKYLDIKPSIIVHDLHPNYMTTIYAKKLKEKNKNLKMFAVQHHHAHIASVIAENNIDKPLIGFAFDGTGLGLDGKIWGGESFLYSGGNFKRLSHFDNFLLPGGDIATKEIWRLGVSVLTKIDISKLPEHYKKYPALDVVKMIKNKINSIECSSVGRIFDAVASILDIKQEVSFEAQAAIEMESIALDIPVKKGYNFNIFYNENTECFIISLKEIIKGILRDKENGINSKIISAKFHLSIVEIIVYLAKKFRKKYKINDIAISGGVFQNRIILSSTIEKLRKSHFNVYWNKVVPPNDGGISLGQAYLASKRQG